In the Acetobacterium sp. KB-1 genome, CCGTGGTAGCGTAATCCACCAGCGTGGTTGGGTGAAGGCATGAAGCCGCTGCCTAGGGTGTACATCCGAATGAGTGGAGTGGTTTTCCCGGTGTCGCCAAAGTCCAGGGCATAACGTCCCCGGGTTAACGATGGGCAGGATGCTGGCTCAATAGCAACAAAGTCGATGTCATTCTTGCCTTCAATTTTGTCGGCCATAAACGGCGCAATCAGACCCAGTAAATTGGACCCGCCTCCGGCGCAGCCAATGATGATATCCGGTTTGATGTCATATTTGTCACAGGCAATCTGGGTTTCTAACCCAATGATAGATTGATGCAGACCGACATGGTTTAAAACGCTGCCCAGGACATATTTGCAACTGTCGGTGGTGACGGCCACCTCAATGGCTTCGCTGATGGCACAACCTAACGAGCCGTTGGTGTCTGGGGTTTCAGCTAGAATTTTTCGTCCGGCGTTGGTGGTGTTGGAAGGGGAGGCAATCACCTTGGCGCCATAGGTTTCCATGACTGCCCGGCGATGGGGTTTTTGCTCCGCTGAAACCTTAACCATATAAACGGATAAGTCCAGATTAAAGTAGGCACAGGCCATTGACAGAGCAGTGCCCCATTGTCCGGCACCGGTTTCGGTGGTTAATGCGGCTAAGCCCTGTTTTTTGGCGTAATAGGCCTGGGCAGCAGCAGAGTTTAACTTATGGGAACCGGAGGTGTTGGTTCCTTCATATTTATAATAGATCTCAGCCGGAGTATCCAGCTCTTTTTCCAGGCAATAGGCCCGGACCAGGGGCGAGGGTCGGTACATTTTATAGAAATCACGGATTTCTTCGGGAATTTCAATGTACTGCTCGGTGGTATTAAGTTCCTGATCCACCAGTTCTTCGCAGAACACAGGCAGCAGTTCCTCTTTGGTACAGTATTCACCAGTGCCG is a window encoding:
- a CDS encoding TrpB-like pyridoxal phosphate-dependent enzyme, whose protein sequence is MKKIPYKIYLSEDEMPKYWFNLRAKMKELPEPFVNPGTGEYCTKEELLPVFCEELVDQELNTTEQYIEIPEEIRDFYKMYRPSPLVRAYCLEKELDTPAEIYYKYEGTNTSGSHKLNSAAAQAYYAKKQGLAALTTETGAGQWGTALSMACAYFNLDLSVYMVKVSAEQKPHRRAVMETYGAKVIASPSNTTNAGRKILAETPDTNGSLGCAISEAIEVAVTTDSCKYVLGSVLNHVGLHQSIIGLETQIACDKYDIKPDIIIGCAGGGSNLLGLIAPFMADKIEGKNDIDFVAIEPASCPSLTRGRYALDFGDTGKTTPLIRMYTLGSGFMPSPNHAGGLRYHGMSPIISKLYHDGYIRAKSYTQNEVFEAATQFARIEGILPAPESAHAIKAAIDEAVACKASGEKKVIVFGLTGTGYFDMTAYMNYNAGNMTDYIPTDEDLQIGFDSLPQVEQK